CTGCCGAGCCCAGAACTTGACTGGAAAAGGAACTGTCCATAGGTAAAAAGCTGGGTGACAGCAGCAAGCCTGCTATTAGGCTTTTTAGCACCTCTTGCCATCACACCAACTTTTCCGAATTCCCTGGTATATAAGGTAACAATTTTGTTGTTTTCGCCATAATTCGTCGTTCTAATGACAATGCCTTCGCATTTCTGCAGCATCTTCTGTCACCATCCATTACTACAGACAAACCTATGAGATTGGAAAATCAATTCCTGCTAGTTCTTCCTCCTGATAACCGGGTATTTCTTGATCGTCTTTCTCTAATTCCTTAAAGAGAAGATATGTGTCAATGTTACCTGTCTGAGAAAACACCTT
This window of the Mesobacillus jeotgali genome carries:
- a CDS encoding YqzL family protein, which codes for MLDFTWKVFSQTGNIDTYLLFKELEKDDQEIPGYQEEELAGIDFPIS